The nucleotide sequence acaaaagaaaaggaaaaaagcttTCAAGCGACTTCGCAAAAGCAGCATCAAATAATAACCAGAGTAACCACTTATACAAAGATTTCaaatataaatcaaaattatTAATGCACGAAAAGGATCAGAAACGTGGATTTTAAAATATTCATGAAAATTGCCATGGCGGCTTTTATTATTGGTGAAATGGAGGTTGCATAATTCGCATACTAGACTGTGGCACCAACCTGGAGGGAGCTCCTAGCAATCTCTAGAGCATCCTCCACAGAAGATGTGCTTCTAAGCTTGGCTTTATCAATAACCGGCTGAGATTTAGCAAGTTGAGGAAGGAGTGCAAATTCCTGAAAAGTATGACAGAAAGCCATGAAGTTAGCTATTTTACAGAGGGGCCATACACATTTAATGGTCTCGAGTACCTAATTAAGTGAAATCAATTAATGATTGCTCAACGTTCAAAGATTTAAACATGTATTACATCACAGGTATGTCCAACTAAGAATGAGAGCTCATAGTTACCTCAGGGCTTCCGCTCTCAAGAAATATTCCTTTCAATCTGCTATCTGTAAGTGCAAATTATTCAAATgtcaataaaaaatttaaaccaaAATTAGAGAATGGATCAAATAGTGTTAACCAGAATCGAGCCAGAAATTGGCAATCTTTGGAGCAAAATTTCCAACTTCAATTGTATCACCAACTGCTTAAAGTAAAACACGAGACCAAGTTaatggatgatgatgatgagatcGTCTTTCAACTTCCAGATATGATATGCCAATTTTCAGTTAAAAACTCTCACCGTTATCTCCATAAAATTGCCACCAAACTTTCCTTGCACTTCCCTCATACTCAAAAACCCTTGAATAGAAGTATGGCAGATAGTCATATCTGGATTATATGCAAGACATCATATGAATACTGGGGAAAAATGGAACACCACATCAAAGAACATTATGCAAATCAGTGGGCTTCAGAGGAGTGAATAGAATTACGGTTGAGTATGGGCAGTTAGAAGTGTCTTAACACAATGTTGTGCTGATTTTCGAGCATGATCAACATGTTCCATTCGTGCCATACGGTTGTACATCTGTTCGGGAGAACTTCATCACTTTCTCGATGCTtttaaatgagggaaaatcaaaagcatgcTTTACCTTCAAAGGAAATGCTGCCACGTCTCCAACAGCAAAAACACCAGGTACACTTGTTCGGAAAAGGCTGTCAACCTGTGGGAAAAGGAAGACACTATCAGATCAATTATTACATTCTAATAGATGCTACTATAGGTGCAGATTTCAaagtttcaaattttaaaaaaatcatcctATTTATAGTCGTTCTGGAAGCAgtattcatgtatcatgaaTCACACAAAAAAGCGTATTTACCGAACATCAAGTTTTCAGGAATGGTAAATAACAGAACCTTTGGCTTGATTGAATGTCAATAAGTTAGGAAGGAAAAAGGCATCCAAAATTAAACTAAAAGACTTGATAATTATATATATCTGCAAAATTGGTGAATCCTAAATGCATAAATTTACAAAAGCATGACAAAAATCCTTGGACCAGGCACCAACCTGTATTCCACCAACATCTGTGTTCAGCCCCACAACCTCAAAGGGGCTGACAACTGGCTTCGCACCAATCCCGACAATGACCTGCATTTGCGAGTGCATAAGATCATTTGAGTAACTTAGTTTTGAAATATTCACGTAAACATTTAATGAGACTGTAACTTAAATTTTCATTGGTTAAAGAAGATAGCAGCTGATAACATTTACTGAGATTGTGTACGATCAGGGAGGGGTTGACCAAACATGGAGATTGTGTATGATCAGGGGGGGTTGGAattctttaaatctataaaagaGGATAATACTCCTTTTACATGATGATTGAAATGTACATTCTTCTGTAGAAGCTGAGATTTACATCTTTGCATAATTACTAAAAGATCAGAAGGTAGAAAAGcaaatttaaaaaacaaaattatCTTCCACATAATACCCAGATACATTTCAAGATATATCCAAAACATTACTTGGGGACCATCACTATTAACTTGAACTCATATATTCCATTACAAGGTGTACCCGTAGCAATCCATGACCTCACTCAAATAGGCTAGCTGGAAGGTTATATTATCTGGGGTTCTTGGCCATGCTCAAGTACCCAAGACCTCTCCAAGCCACATcaaatgtaggactaaacactaGTGCAATGTTAACTAAAAAAGCTACAATTTACTACCTGACTTTTGAATTGAAAAGATAGGAAATATCATAAAAgaagaattattttttatcttaAAAGGCATCATTAAAACTTATAAATTGCGCATGAAAAGTTTCCTATTTTATTTCAAGAATGAGAATTGGAATGCTCAAATCACATAACATGCCATGTTATTGAGGGAAGGGAACATATTAATGTTCAGATTCAGAATCAGAAATTTAGAAAGCCAAACTCTCCAGGGCAAAGTTAAGAGGCCAAATGATTACAAGCAACAAAAAGTGATACCGTGTCTGCTTCTATGATGGATCCATTTTTAAGAACAACAGTAGCCACTCTTCCATCAGGACCAGCTTCTATTTTGTCAATAAGAACTCCCTGATAGAAATAAAAAAGTTTTATTGAATAACGGTATCAATAGCTTCTGACAATCAACAAATATCATTATGATCTACAAAATGGTAAATTACCTTTGCAAACTGGATACCCTTTTTCTGATAAAGCTCTTCATATCTCCGAGCAAGAGAAGGTGTAAATAATCTTGGCATTATATGCTCCTCAGGAAATATCAGCTATGTAGTAAGTACAAAAACAAGagcaataattaaaaaaaaaaataaaaagtagccTCTCGATGCCAATCATTATCCTTTTCATTTTAGATCTCATGCTACACTCAATCAGCCCCACAAAAGCAAcatttcattaaaaagaaaaaataacagAATAACATGCATATAAAGTCTGTGTATAGACAGTTGGAAACTAAATCAAGAGATAATGTCATGACCAGAACATAGTTGCATTTGCCAAAAAACAGTGAGCTGGAAAATGAAAAATCCAGCATTTTAAATCATGATCATTGTTAAAAACATATTTCATATAATAAAGAGGAAAAGACCGTCCAACAGCAAGTTCCTGTCGGACCAATTGACAGCCACATGATCCACTAATAAACAAGTCATACAACAAGAAAAGGAAGTGTAACCGTACAAGAATTGCAATTTAGACAAGTTATACTAGTTAGATTCTGATCAGGAAAGACAGCGCTATGCAAGTAAAATCTGACTTCAGATATTTGGAATACAACCAGCACCATACAGTTGCCAATGCAATGTTTTATGCACGTGTAAGTTCAAGTTCTACTGGAACAGCATCCAGCGATGCATGTTTTAGATGATTAGAAGGAATTATCTGTGTAGATGAGGTAAAATCATGTTAAGTGCTCAAAATGAGTTCAGAGATGCACTAAATTAGAAATTATAGTTCTCCAATCATAACTTTCCATGTCCTGTCTGAAAGTTTTAACAAGTGTATGTAACATTCCCTGCCAGTATTCAGGGATGTGTCATGGCCCAGTTGCTTTCTGAGCTAACTGATACTGACAAGAAAtattaatacaaaaaaaaatcaatgagtAATGAATCTAAAGATACCATATTTGTCAGCCCTTGACTTTGCATAAATGTTTAAGTTTCTTAAAAACACAAATAACAAGTCATAAAACATTTGTCTAGACATTTTGTGTGTCATCTAACAATGTTTTTTTCCATGAACACATGATGCTATATGCTGAATTAGTAATGTCTAACAAGTTGGAATGGTAATTGACTTAAAAACTTTCAGAGGGGTCATTGCTTGGTGCAATGGCAAAAGGCTTAGGCTGACAAGCATAATGACACAGGTTCAAGTCCTAGGGAAGCCACTTTGTGCGAAAAAATGCCAAAAGTTAGGTCTATCTCTAGTTCACCCCTCCCAGGATCCCGAATTGCCAGGACCATAACAAGGTAATGGCCTAACTTTccgcaaaaaaaatataaacgaTGCCAATTAATAAATACATTCTTACAGTTGTATCAAGGTTCCATCCAGCAGCTGCAGCAGCTACTTCCATGCCGATATAACCACCACCAATAATGGCAACCTTGTTGGCTCTTTCCTACAAAAACAGGTGACATGAACTAAGAAAGCAGGAAATAGATGTATATGTGTTAAGCAAAATCAGAAGTATGAGAACTTCTACTCCAAACTTGCAagtaggaaaaaaaaggagtagGGTTGCCACAATTATGTCACCGTGTCCCACAGAGAATGCTATGAGGGGAAAAGAAGACtgatctaaaatttgaaatgacaACTCAGCATTTGCAGTTCTTTTCTCAGGTGATCGAACTCGAACCATTACAAAGTCGCACAAACATGGGTAACTAACTAGTTATGTTCATCCAAATTAAACATACAAAAACCCTGATGAAGTGCTATGATATACATCGATCATGTTCACTTTATTGACAAAGACTTAATCTAGCTCAAGCTATGATACCTAGACTCTCACGTTCAGATCCCAAAATCCATGTAATATATGTATCAAAGTGATACACATCAGACAATGGatacttatctttttttttcgacTATAGCTGTAGAAATTGGTAGAGAGTTTGAACCTTCCACAATGAGTTTGATCCAAGTATAAAGTCATTTATCTAAAATCCTTAAATAATTGGAAAGTTTGGAAAAGAAATATGCATATTGGGATATCTTAACAAATAAtatctttaatttttattttatataatatttaaatatattttgtagttgaaattattttttcaatgtATCCCTTTAtaatatttaaacatattttgtAGTTGAAATTATTTTCTCAACATGTCCCTATATCTCTACTACTTTCTCTTGCAAAGTCAGACACTTGGACAGACATCCAAGTGTATCCATATCCATGCAACACTAGTTCAGAGAGAAAAGTGCCAGGTCCACTTACTATAAAAACATTCATGTATCTAAAATGGTAGTTGAATTATGCCATGCATATATGGGGAGAAAAAAGAAGTTTAGGTCATTGAAGATGAAGCTTTTATATCGTGGAAGCTTTTGAGTAGATTAATGGTTCAAGATCTTATTTCATATTTGTGACTAAATGAGGATTTCAGCAATAACAAAGTCTATACAGCTAATAGAGCCTTGAATGGAGACTGCTCTCAAACTGAATGACCTACCTTTGAAGTCTTGTAAAGTATCGGAATCTAACTAAATGGGAGGTCGTCAACCTGTTCAAAGATCTTTCAACTAGAAAGGATGTTCTCAGGTGAACTAATATGAGATGTCTGATGCTATCCTGAAAAGGAAATATGAAGCTACTAAACAATTTCAGACTAATCAATTAACAGCCACATATGATTTTCCCAAAGTCCAGACTATCAAATACGAGCATTAAAAAGTTGTAAGCCCTGACTAAATGCTCCTTTATAGGGAGGAACTTCATGGATTGAATTTTGATAGGACATGCATACTTAAACTTTTCAGGCAACACCAAGTCTGCTAGAGTTGGCATATTTGGAAGCAACTTGCCTCAATTTCCATGCACGACAAGAGTAATCAAATTTCCCAATGACCACTCTTCAACAAAGAGATTCTTAACCATCAATGAGGATATACCAGAATTGAAAGCCATAAAATTCTAATCCATAAGAAAAATTGGCGATACGGATATGAATCTCTAGACCCATCACATTCTGAAGagcagaaaaattgatataCTTATAACATAACAAAATTCCCCTATAAATTACACCAATGACACATATTTTGAAAAGGTGGTAGAAAACAACAGCAATTAGTCAATTTCTACCGCAAGAGGTACTGAAACATGTACAGATGAATTATGTAGCTGTTTGTGCAACAAACATCTCATTTTCAAGAAACTGAAGGGCAAGAAACAAATATACCATATTGTCTACTTAATTGGAACCTCAAACATATAAGCAAACAATAGTGTTAACATGATCCTCATACATAATGTTCTTTTTCTGCCAGTAACAAAGATTAAGCAAGCCCTTTTCTGTACTGAACATATTATAAGTTTCACATAAGATGAAGTCATCCTAGTTTGCATCTACATACATACGACAAAGGATGTGGCTGTTACTTCACATAAATTATAACCAGCCAATGATTCTCAATGTTATATATAAGAACTACCAGATCAATCATAAGGGGATCCAAATAGTCGCAAGGCCAAAGGGACAAAAAACATATTAGCACCACAAATGAGATGCACAATAAAACATGCCTTAATAGATGATCAAAACTTTTAAAAGACAAATTCAGGAATCTCAACATTGAAATATATTCAAGAGATCCAGTAACACTAAAATTACTTGCAGAAGCGGCAGCAAATACCAGGGAAGACACTAGACTATCAGCATCAGCAACATCACGTATATAATGAACTCCTGGTAAACCTCCTCCAATCTTC is from Phoenix dactylifera cultivar Barhee BC4 chromosome 18, palm_55x_up_171113_PBpolish2nd_filt_p, whole genome shotgun sequence and encodes:
- the LOC103715799 gene encoding monodehydroascorbate reductase 5, chlorplastic isoform X2; the encoded protein is MSSVLRRMAASLSPSSWAVRQGNSFLCPSNPSSLKRIPRCPPSIGTFRRSLVVAASSTFANQNREFVIVGGGNAAGYAARTFVEHGMADGRLCIVSKEAVAPYERPALTKGYLFPPDKKPARLPGFHTCVGSGGERQTPEWYKEHGIEVLYQDPAVDFDVKKQTLTTSSGKLLKYGSLIISTGCAAVRFPEKIGGGLPGVHYIRDVADADSLVSSLERANKVAIIGGGYIGMEVAAAAAGWNLDTTLIFPEEHIMPRLFTPSLARRYEELYQKKGIQFAKGVLIDKIEAGPDGRVATVVLKNGSIIEADTVIVGIGAKPVVSPFEVVGLNTDVGGIQVDSLFRTSVPGVFAVGDVAAFPLKMYNRMARMEHVDHARKSAQHCVKTLLTAHTQPYDYLPYFYSRVFEYEGSARKVWWQFYGDNVGDTIEVGNFAPKIANFWLDSDSRLKGIFLESGSPEEFALLPQLAKSQPVIDKAKLRSTSSVEDALEIARSSLQAPSSSDEVMG
- the LOC103715799 gene encoding monodehydroascorbate reductase 5, chlorplastic isoform X1 gives rise to the protein MSSEAVLRRMAASLSPSSWAVRQGNSFLCPSNPSSLKRIPRCPPSIGTFRRSLVVAASSTFANQNREFVIVGGGNAAGYAARTFVEHGMADGRLCIVSKEAVAPYERPALTKGYLFPPDKKPARLPGFHTCVGSGGERQTPEWYKEHGIEVLYQDPAVDFDVKKQTLTTSSGKLLKYGSLIISTGCAAVRFPEKIGGGLPGVHYIRDVADADSLVSSLERANKVAIIGGGYIGMEVAAAAAGWNLDTTLIFPEEHIMPRLFTPSLARRYEELYQKKGIQFAKGVLIDKIEAGPDGRVATVVLKNGSIIEADTVIVGIGAKPVVSPFEVVGLNTDVGGIQVDSLFRTSVPGVFAVGDVAAFPLKMYNRMARMEHVDHARKSAQHCVKTLLTAHTQPYDYLPYFYSRVFEYEGSARKVWWQFYGDNVGDTIEVGNFAPKIANFWLDSDSRLKGIFLESGSPEEFALLPQLAKSQPVIDKAKLRSTSSVEDALEIARSSLQAPSSSDEVMG